One genomic window of Legionella jordanis includes the following:
- a CDS encoding OmpA/MotB family protein, giving the protein MQTQELHDESYFASFTDMLVGIIFIFIILLMIVANNYQSATKKVTEINESRDKILKKIEHSLKEEGVAVTVDLEQGVLRLPESILFGIDQYNLNENGKVALSKLANVLEKYLPCMAITDKKYKYHCGSLNLASQDGLDAVFIEGHTDVTGSSDHNWYLSTRRAISIFKELTEAKPFLNEGVKNINGIPILNVSGYEARRPVDPNRLELNRRIELRFIMRSPTPEDLEKLHRAIR; this is encoded by the coding sequence ATGCAGACACAAGAATTACATGATGAAAGCTATTTTGCCTCATTCACAGATATGTTAGTAGGCATTATTTTCATTTTTATTATTTTATTGATGATAGTTGCTAATAATTATCAATCTGCAACAAAAAAAGTTACAGAAATAAATGAGTCCAGAGATAAAATATTAAAGAAAATTGAGCATAGTTTGAAAGAAGAAGGTGTCGCTGTAACAGTAGATCTTGAACAAGGGGTCTTACGTTTACCTGAAAGTATTTTATTTGGCATCGACCAATATAACCTTAACGAAAATGGCAAAGTGGCTTTATCTAAATTAGCAAATGTTCTAGAAAAATATTTACCCTGCATGGCAATAACTGATAAAAAATATAAATATCATTGTGGGTCTTTAAATTTGGCCTCTCAAGATGGCTTGGATGCTGTTTTCATTGAAGGCCATACCGATGTGACAGGATCTTCTGATCATAACTGGTACCTTTCAACGAGAAGAGCTATTTCTATATTCAAAGAACTAACTGAAGCCAAACCATTTTTAAATGAGGGAGTCAAAAATATTAATGGCATTCCTATTTTGAATGTAAGTGGTTATGAAGCAAGAAGACCCGTCGATCCCAATCGCCTGGAACTTAATAGAAGAATTGAGTTAAGGTTTATCATGCGATCGCCTACTCCTGAAGATCTGGAGAAACTTCATCGTGCAATCAGATAA
- a CDS encoding SNF2-related protein, whose amino-acid sequence MIFGFNIKKRSKQTLIYDEQFINNQWVLLFKLQQKNSLIPLSEWHKCDHKGAQWLLEFIEANNLQQQPSVDTLIISSKDFITSIKEQELFIQNLLELPPLFDGGIHIISEGLIAKNNYKIKYHWVNSYSRPIIQSKEWGIFLQIGENKFLLPWYAWKIKEEIKLLQTQLVSSSSIQKRLELIEHFSSIRHLLPEEKTWTLTDDGSISKITLFFANAFKIQAVPEKDSFRIEPILLRKKELENLDPHFENILPPIDQEAFIRSFNNSLQLNQYYGLGPGRYLLIHPQVNKALETVHKIQHATKEEKLEFLKNPKAALAEDLEGIINEDELDQIFSDRVIGIGDWNAKIIPWIQLPPNEWLPGGELPNVPFGIDINGDKHQFANKNEVSDLVDKLKNAQKDGYQFYQYGEFSIPVNNENISKLECFLPKKPNTVIEKEDKLKTLTGITDKINQTPVMLVKENLECVEFNVFRHPRVIIPHSNAIPNNVKSEPKPHQIEAFKWLQNHYIAGSRGVLLADDMGLGKTFQSLMFLAWLHEAMKLKEITNKPLLIVAPTGLLKNWEDEINIHLSSGLGNLLRAYGSTLKNLKSGRYLDVTQLKGSDLILTTFDTLTRYQTSFSVINFAVVVFDEIQKLKNPGTQNYSAACSLHCDFWLGMTGTPVENRLCDLWAITDVLQPGMLGSIKEFSTKYEKSILTLGENEQNEIIKELQDGLTKASEKAPPFMLRRMKSSILPGLPKKNIHVKTVLMPNIQANAYQKIIQEVAQQEESGGMLKALHLLRACSLHPDSKRQRQYNSYDEFILQSARVKECFQILDSIYKNKEKALIFIEYNEWHHPAFLPHIIKTRYNLKKLPMAINGQINSKSRQDIVDKFQNERGIFDVMLLSPRAGGVGLTLTAANHIIHLTRWWNPAVEDQANDRIYRIGQNSDVHIYYILALHPEYESTCFDLNLHELLEKKRRLSQQIIIAPPMENDTIDELYAKTFQKNQKIKLPIEESYIHLNGKTYEDLIFQDMKKIAPKFGYIARYTQQSHDKGADIIIDTYDGETKAIVQCKFVDNPTKAPLNLTSDLDRASPYYSNSHSNPLLIGFTNAQKIKKADRTWENNANNRKIVYGKEGLDASNLFDFLD is encoded by the coding sequence GTGATTTTTGGATTTAATATAAAAAAGCGCAGTAAACAAACTTTAATTTATGATGAACAATTCATCAACAATCAATGGGTTTTATTATTCAAACTCCAACAAAAAAATAGCTTAATACCTTTAAGTGAATGGCATAAATGTGATCACAAAGGAGCTCAATGGTTATTGGAATTTATTGAAGCAAATAACTTACAACAACAACCATCTGTAGATACATTGATTATTTCGTCAAAGGACTTTATTACCTCTATTAAAGAACAAGAACTTTTTATACAGAATCTTTTAGAACTGCCGCCGTTATTTGACGGTGGAATCCATATCATATCTGAAGGATTAATTGCGAAAAACAACTATAAAATCAAATATCATTGGGTTAATAGTTATTCACGGCCAATTATTCAATCAAAAGAATGGGGTATTTTTTTACAGATAGGTGAAAATAAATTTTTACTACCTTGGTATGCTTGGAAAATAAAAGAGGAAATTAAGTTATTACAGACACAATTAGTTTCTTCAAGTTCAATACAAAAAAGACTAGAGCTTATAGAGCATTTTTCATCAATACGGCATCTATTACCAGAAGAAAAGACATGGACTTTAACTGACGATGGTTCCATATCGAAAATAACTCTTTTCTTTGCGAATGCATTTAAAATTCAAGCTGTACCAGAAAAAGATAGTTTCAGAATAGAGCCAATTTTATTGAGAAAAAAAGAGCTTGAAAATTTGGATCCACATTTTGAAAATATTCTTCCTCCTATTGATCAAGAAGCCTTCATCAGAAGTTTCAATAATAGTTTACAACTAAACCAATATTATGGGCTTGGGCCTGGTCGATATCTGCTGATTCATCCTCAGGTTAATAAAGCTTTAGAAACAGTCCATAAAATTCAACATGCAACAAAAGAAGAAAAATTAGAATTTCTGAAAAATCCAAAAGCCGCTCTAGCTGAGGATTTGGAAGGAATTATCAATGAAGATGAACTAGATCAAATTTTTTCCGATAGAGTCATAGGAATTGGAGATTGGAACGCGAAAATAATTCCTTGGATACAGCTTCCTCCGAATGAATGGCTGCCTGGTGGCGAACTACCAAATGTTCCCTTTGGTATTGATATTAATGGTGATAAGCATCAATTTGCAAATAAGAATGAGGTATCTGATTTAGTAGATAAGTTGAAAAACGCCCAAAAGGATGGATATCAATTTTATCAATATGGAGAATTCAGTATACCTGTGAATAACGAGAACATTTCAAAACTTGAATGTTTTTTACCTAAAAAACCAAATACAGTTATCGAAAAAGAAGATAAACTAAAAACACTAACTGGAATCACAGATAAAATTAATCAAACCCCAGTTATGCTAGTTAAAGAAAATTTAGAATGTGTCGAATTTAATGTCTTTCGTCACCCAAGAGTGATAATTCCACATTCGAATGCAATCCCAAATAATGTTAAGTCTGAACCGAAACCCCACCAAATAGAAGCTTTTAAATGGTTACAGAACCATTATATAGCTGGTTCTAGAGGCGTATTATTAGCTGATGACATGGGTTTGGGGAAAACATTCCAATCACTCATGTTTCTTGCTTGGCTTCATGAAGCAATGAAATTAAAAGAGATAACGAATAAACCTTTATTAATTGTCGCCCCTACTGGCTTATTAAAAAATTGGGAAGACGAAATTAATATTCATTTATCTAGTGGCCTAGGTAATCTTCTCCGTGCTTATGGTTCAACATTAAAAAATTTAAAATCTGGTAGGTACTTAGATGTAACCCAATTAAAAGGTTCTGATCTAATTTTGACTACATTTGATACTCTTACAAGATATCAAACAAGTTTCAGTGTGATCAATTTTGCAGTTGTAGTATTTGATGAAATTCAAAAATTAAAAAATCCTGGAACCCAAAACTATTCTGCAGCATGCAGCCTTCATTGTGATTTCTGGTTGGGAATGACAGGAACTCCTGTTGAAAATCGACTATGTGATCTTTGGGCCATCACTGATGTGCTACAACCAGGGATGTTAGGATCCATTAAAGAATTTAGCACAAAATATGAAAAATCAATCCTAACATTAGGTGAGAACGAACAAAATGAAATTATTAAAGAACTTCAAGATGGATTGACAAAAGCGAGTGAAAAAGCACCGCCTTTTATGCTAAGAAGAATGAAATCGTCTATTTTACCAGGTTTACCCAAAAAAAATATTCATGTTAAAACAGTATTAATGCCCAATATACAAGCAAATGCCTACCAAAAAATAATTCAAGAAGTAGCTCAGCAAGAAGAATCAGGAGGAATGCTGAAAGCATTACATTTATTAAGGGCCTGCTCCTTACATCCTGATAGTAAAAGGCAAAGACAATATAATTCTTATGATGAATTTATTCTCCAATCTGCTCGAGTAAAAGAATGCTTTCAAATTTTAGATAGCATATATAAGAATAAAGAAAAAGCTCTTATCTTTATAGAGTATAACGAGTGGCATCATCCTGCTTTTTTACCCCACATTATTAAAACACGATACAATCTTAAAAAATTACCTATGGCAATTAATGGACAAATAAACTCAAAAAGCAGGCAGGATATAGTAGATAAATTCCAAAATGAAAGAGGAATTTTTGATGTCATGCTATTATCTCCACGCGCAGGTGGAGTTGGCTTGACTCTCACAGCAGCCAATCACATTATTCATTTAACAAGATGGTGGAATCCAGCTGTAGAGGATCAGGCTAATGATAGGATATATAGAATTGGCCAAAACTCAGATGTGCATATCTATTATATACTTGCATTACATCCTGAATACGAATCAACTTGTTTTGATCTAAATTTGCATGAATTATTAGAAAAAAAACGTCGACTCAGCCAACAGATCATCATAGCACCTCCTATGGAAAACGATACTATTGATGAGCTTTATGCAAAGACGTTTCAAAAGAATCAAAAAATTAAACTTCCAATTGAGGAAAGCTATATTCATTTAAATGGCAAAACTTATGAAGATCTAATATTTCAAGATATGAAAAAAATTGCGCCTAAATTTGGGTATATTGCAAGATATACTCAACAAAGCCATGATAAAGGAGCTGACATAATAATTGATACATACGATGGTGAAACAAAGGCTATTGTTCAATGTAAGTTTGTCGATAATCCTACTAAAGCTCCTCTTAATTTAACTTCGGATTTAGATCGAGCAAGCCCTTATTATTCTAATAGCCATTCAAATCCACTTTTAATAGGATTTACAAACGCCCAAAAAATTAAAAAAGCTGACAGGACATGGGAAAATAATGCTAACAATCGAAAAATAGTATATGGAAAGGAGGGTTTGGACGCATCCAACCTTTTTGATTTTCTTGATTAG
- a CDS encoding EH signature domain-containing protein, producing the protein MQSDNSPSLRKEISQFYHTIKLKSQHLSLQEPQVNRALKIIEKKFDSLGSIPTSQNLEKLSITFYKALEAKSFDNISNKEWKLVPFILWTTPQVNSFALGSDLNFLQKYLNWLSQNLTASNLKKLIYCFLKDFSLREQYLAVFKKLSCFITEKIYSSMNPSLSKWYERNQKLNIFSPNFDLSKVISLYLNECNLDIYKFFSLLGLQGEISIRGYSEAIGLNLLKILEREPSDKLINAVINYFFSKDSVRFSNHRVNLIQSLLTPWLSNNSTNSSESQKKVQDLLIKHFKDPRIIAYRRDGWRSISEQYLKVIYQWLVGESIEQFFEIVDQMALDRQWKYRKAFWMAYYKYGFLDEAWFVLGPDAKYYAETYFENKLSFGAMDSGCKSNHSVLILKIGNIVLAEWSHEGKCRAWRDEDPKAPERYKNYYVGKNFKEESLKIVPHYNSDGIGHLSSNTYSWQQNLSDFIYRNTGLKVYHSDFWI; encoded by the coding sequence GTGCAATCAGATAACTCTCCTTCATTAAGAAAAGAAATTTCTCAGTTTTATCATACGATAAAACTTAAATCTCAACATTTATCATTGCAAGAACCTCAAGTAAATAGGGCATTAAAGATAATTGAGAAAAAATTTGATAGCTTGGGTAGTATCCCCACTAGTCAAAACTTAGAAAAGTTATCTATTACTTTCTATAAAGCCTTAGAAGCAAAATCCTTTGACAATATTTCTAATAAAGAATGGAAGCTAGTACCATTTATATTATGGACAACACCCCAAGTTAATTCATTTGCACTTGGTTCAGATCTTAATTTTTTACAAAAATATTTAAATTGGCTATCTCAAAATCTGACTGCTAGTAACTTAAAAAAATTAATATATTGTTTCTTGAAAGATTTTAGCTTAAGAGAACAATATCTTGCGGTATTTAAAAAATTAAGTTGTTTTATAACAGAAAAAATATATTCGTCGATGAATCCCAGCCTATCGAAATGGTATGAAAGAAATCAAAAATTAAATATATTTTCCCCAAACTTTGATTTAAGTAAAGTGATTTCTCTATATTTAAACGAATGTAATTTAGATATATACAAATTTTTTAGCCTTCTTGGGTTACAGGGCGAGATTTCTATTAGGGGTTATTCTGAAGCTATAGGGTTAAACTTATTAAAAATACTAGAAAGAGAGCCATCTGATAAATTAATAAACGCTGTAATCAATTATTTTTTTTCTAAAGATTCTGTGCGATTTTCAAATCATAGAGTTAATTTAATTCAATCTTTATTGACTCCTTGGCTGAGTAATAACTCAACCAACAGTAGTGAAAGTCAAAAAAAAGTACAAGACCTACTTATAAAACATTTTAAAGACCCACGTATTATTGCATACCGAAGAGATGGTTGGAGGTCAATTAGCGAACAATATTTGAAAGTTATATACCAATGGTTAGTTGGTGAAAGCATTGAACAATTCTTTGAAATTGTTGATCAAATGGCGCTAGATCGGCAATGGAAATATCGTAAGGCCTTTTGGATGGCTTATTATAAATACGGTTTTCTTGATGAAGCATGGTTCGTTCTTGGACCCGACGCAAAATATTATGCAGAAACTTATTTTGAAAACAAGCTCTCATTTGGAGCAATGGATTCCGGATGCAAGTCAAACCATAGTGTTTTAATTCTTAAAATTGGAAATATTGTCCTTGCTGAATGGAGCCACGAAGGGAAATGTAGAGCATGGCGGGATGAGGATCCCAAAGCCCCGGAAAGATATAAAAATTATTATGTGGGAAAAAATTTTAAAGAAGAATCTTTAAAAATCGTACCGCATTACAATTCTGATGGAATTGGTCATTTATCTAGTAATACATACTCTTGGCAACAAAATTTATCTGATTTTATATATCGCAATACTGGTTTAAAGGTGTACCACAGTGATTTTTGGATTTAA